In the genome of Variibacter gotjawalensis, one region contains:
- a CDS encoding SDR family NAD(P)-dependent oxidoreductase, with protein MDLGLKGKAALICAGSKGLGRACAAALAREEADIVLVARGIEALEQTAAELRTMGANVVPVSADITTPHGREAALQGAAQLAYREAAAFDIVVTNAGGPSPRDFRELEVSDWQDALLANMLTPIELMRATVDGMARRGWGRIVNITSTTVKAPSTYLPLFVNAAMYGALCFCVLSVLWMAMGLTTR; from the coding sequence GTGGATCTCGGGTTGAAGGGCAAAGCTGCTCTTATTTGCGCAGGCAGCAAAGGGCTCGGTCGTGCCTGCGCGGCGGCGCTTGCGCGCGAAGAGGCGGATATCGTTCTCGTCGCACGCGGCATCGAGGCGCTCGAGCAAACCGCCGCCGAATTGCGCACCATGGGCGCCAACGTCGTTCCGGTTTCCGCCGACATCACTACGCCGCATGGCCGCGAAGCCGCTTTGCAAGGAGCTGCGCAACTGGCTTATCGCGAGGCGGCTGCTTTCGACATCGTCGTCACCAATGCGGGCGGCCCCTCGCCGCGCGACTTCCGCGAGCTTGAAGTGTCCGATTGGCAGGATGCCCTACTGGCCAACATGCTGACGCCGATCGAGCTGATGCGTGCCACCGTGGATGGCATGGCGCGTCGCGGCTGGGGGCGGATCGTCAACATCACGAGCACCACCGTCAAAGCGCCGAGCACCTATCTGCCGCTGTTCGTCAACGCGGCGATGTACGGTGCTCTCTGCTTCTGCGTGCTGAGCGTTTTGTGGATGGCAATGGGTCTGACGACGCGGTAG
- a CDS encoding glutathione S-transferase family protein, which produces MITISAMKWAPPFAAGSVRDYRARWILNEVGWPYRVHLVDAPELAGETYAEQQPFGQVPYMEEDGRPTLFETGAIVIDVATRADKLIPADDAERSSVLCWVIAALNSLEPALMNVAEVEFFIDDKQQREARRPSVVAFATKRLGQLDAALGERTWLVGDTFTIADLMVASVLRLADMQKMIKQLPRLVAYRERCLARPAYRQAVADQRATIAEHQQSDMRYGETEQ; this is translated from the coding sequence ATGATCACCATCAGCGCCATGAAATGGGCGCCGCCGTTCGCCGCGGGTTCCGTGCGCGACTATCGCGCGCGGTGGATCCTCAACGAAGTCGGCTGGCCGTATCGCGTCCATTTGGTCGATGCGCCGGAACTTGCCGGCGAGACTTACGCCGAGCAGCAGCCGTTCGGCCAAGTGCCGTATATGGAAGAAGACGGGCGACCGACGCTGTTCGAAACCGGCGCAATCGTGATCGATGTCGCAACGCGCGCCGACAAACTCATTCCGGCAGACGACGCAGAACGATCGAGCGTGCTCTGCTGGGTCATCGCGGCGCTCAACTCGCTCGAACCCGCATTGATGAATGTTGCCGAGGTCGAGTTCTTCATCGACGACAAACAGCAGCGCGAGGCGCGTCGCCCGAGCGTCGTTGCTTTCGCAACGAAACGTCTCGGCCAGCTCGACGCCGCGCTCGGCGAGCGAACATGGCTTGTCGGCGACACCTTCACGATCGCGGACCTGATGGTCGCGTCCGTGCTGCGGCTCGCCGATATGCAAAAGATGATCAAGCAATTACCGCGGCTCGTGGCGTATCGCGAGCGGTGCCTCGCGCGCCCGGCTTATCGCCAAGCCGTGGCGGACCAGCGCGCAACCATCGCGGAGCACCAACAATCCGACATGCGATACGGCGAAACGGAGCAATGA